The Aedes albopictus strain Foshan chromosome 2, AalbF5, whole genome shotgun sequence region ATCTCGGAAGTAGCTTACCGTTCTCAATGTGTACCTTCGAGAATCCCAAACATTATTGAGTCAGTAACGGCACCGGACGCGTCCTtatggtcatcgaggaagggataAATGTTAGCATGACGAGCTTTGCTTACTAGAGACCGACATCACATCTGCTTCTCCACGTCTGCCACGGGTGACGGGGAGGAatttttttgttagtggggagggggaaaGGTCACATGATCTGGATTCGCATTAGTAAGTGATGTGACTAATGCAACctgtattgatgatgatgatgatgatgattgtgtacccaccatcagcgcaaggattacctatggctgcagagtcataccggaacggaatgatctacctgatggtttgttgtagcagggtaagctaaattcactggagaccttcggaaaacaacatgataattgttatctcgtgacaaagtctggccaccccacgaacatttgcccggaaaccagttcatttaacttccttaggctacccctccgaaatccccatatatgtcatgttcaaatataaaaagtaataataaggaacgaactcaccgggtaatcctgaccagctggttttctatgtttggctttggtctcagcatgcaagcGGTCCAAACCATataaaatgtgcactcgttcacaccactcgctgatcctccgatcgtccatcgaagaatccgaaaaaaatacgtAAGCGAGAATACctgacgcactgaaaaacaatctcttggatgctagcatttccgaactcggaataacgaagAACACGAGCACCatgatgcgggcaatgtggtatcttgccaccgagccatcgtcgatcgtttacacaaagtgcgaacaaaaaacacaaagaaaaatacgaaaacgcgggaacgacgaaatgcggcatgtttcagcctccgcgccctgcttgtcactgtgaCTAATGCAACCTGTATTTGAATCAAAATATTTGTTTTCATTTGACACGAAAATTATGCTTTAGATTTATACATcatataaaattatttattttattatggaacgaactcaccaagtcACGACAACACCGACGAACGAAAACTGCTGGCTTGGATCATAACCAGCCTTCTCACAACAGGAACGCGCGAAATGAACTTGCTGGTGGACACATAACTGTctcatgtgcaaaaacagacggTGGAGAAAATTGCGTCCGAAGTTCAAAAAAGTGAGTTGCTTtcccgggtagaagaaaataactaacgaagatcaaattttgcaattaaaaattaatagctgaatggcaaaatttgttattggtttgttgggaataagagctaaaaaatgaaaaagataactgactttgtaccggaaTATGACTCAATAATAGCTTTTGTCCttataataacaaaccaaggacaaaatatttcaaaatggagaATATCTGAgtaagttattatcgagttattgagaacaaagtaagaacaaaataagttatttcaaataagatcaccataattgtaaattttgttcttataatTGGAAAGAAATGTATTGTAAGTtctgaaatgttttgtccttggtttgatcttataataacaaaataagttattatttacttttttctggAACTAGTGAGctattattttttgttctttgAACTCTTATTCCTATCAAACCAATAATAAAATTTGCTTTTCATcaatattctatttaaaataaaataaatactaaataactcATTAATAACAAACCAAGTTATGGTTGCAACATTTGCAATTAGGGTGTTATTTTACTTTGGATGCtcagaataacttattttgccatgattgcatattttgttattattcagttatttattgttattcaataataactaagaaataacaaatttttcaatgataatattttttgttcttaccgagttatttagtgttatccataaataacataagaatgataaaatgagatatgatagcaaaatttgttattattttgtccttggtttgttcttcgccTCTACCCGGGTTTACTGTGAAGGATGATTGctaaatcgtgttctaacatcaatcaATTTCCATTTGGAACATTATATTTTGTTTCTGAGCGATTTACATGTTCTATTTATTATGGTATAAAATGATAAGCTCTTGCGTCCATTTTAAAAAATGAGATAAACCCGCGTTGCGTTTTTCCACAATTTCCTGATTTTTTACTTTCTTTATTGCAAGAAAAATCTTCTTAATTCTGGGGAATTTTTATCCTGCCCAcccgaaactttttttttctctcacaaaaatgttcaacatgctgtaacttttcatagagtgcataaaaaattctcaaattttgactttttatcaacctattatatgtgcatcattgatacaaatttgagctccaTTGGTTAATATCTCTtgaatatacactcccgatcaaaagtttgaggtcaccccctcaaaaacatgtcatttttttaggcccatatctccgccaattttcgtccgatttcaaaaccctagatcgcattcaaaagataataactcAAAGTAaccttgaacatgatttaggtgaaacttttacaaaaatatttgtatgtaaacttaacccatagTTGCAAAATTATCTAAAAATTGGATATGAACTTACGGCAGTTTCGCTGGAGATTGGGtctaccaaattttaagatgagagcggtaatataacctattttctattagctttcaactgcttttttccgagcttggctaaaaaatctagaaaaaagttattaagtaaattaactcttgatgtcatcgaccaaaagtttggggtcacccctcaatatgatatatcagccaaaagtttggggtagccttcgtaaaacatggaaaagtgatttgatgatatcttcgtcatctatagttcaattttagttCTTTTTGgcccatttcaaagataattaactaaatttttttgatgtttttaattaacgttttcaacgatttttataaataaaaatgttttgtaaagttaacacatttcaaaaaatgaggcaagtttacgttaagttttactatgtaaattttaacaaatatgtgttgttcaatgtctatgcagtaagtatcattcatctatatatataaaaatgaatttctgtctgtctgtctgtctgtctgtcggtctgtctgtctgtctgtctgtctgtctgtctgtctgaccgctatggattcgaaaactactggaccgatcggcgtgaaattttgtatgtggatgctgttggggccggggaaggttcttagcttggtgtgagacctctccggtctctggaacggggggttcccatacagatgacttcaccGGGGACGTCCCTTTGGAGCTgtttgtcaaaaaacacagtaggcaggcagtacaggGCAATATgacgtttgccgggtcagctagttatatatacaactagctgtcccggcaaacgtcgtactgcctgcctactgtgtttcttGACGTGCAGCTCGATAGGGACGTTCcccgcaaggtcatttgtatggaagccccccgttccagagaccggagagctctcacaccaagctaagaaccttcccctgccccgacagcacccacatacaaaatttcacaccgatcggtccagtagtttccgattccatagcggtcagacagacagacagacagacagacagacagacagacagacagacagacagacagacagacagacagacagacagacagacagacagacagacagacagacagacagacagacagacagacagacagacagacagacagacagacagacagacagacagacagacagacagacagacagacagacagacagacagacagacagacagacagacagacagacagacagacagacagacagacagacagacagacagacagacagacagacagacagacagacagacagacagacagacagacagacagacagacagacagacagacagacagacagacagacagacagacagacagacagacagacagacagacggaaattcatttttatatatatagataagccaagaataattgaaattgaataaaagatgacgaagatatcaccaaatcacttttccatgttttacgaaggtgaccccaaacttttggctgatacatccttttgaggggtgaccccaaacttttggtcgatgacatcaagacttaatttacttaataacttttctcctagatttttagccaagttcggtaaatagcattgaaagctaatagaaaataagttatgataccgctctcatcttaaaatttggtcgatccaatttccagcgaaactgccgtaagtttatattcattttttagaaaatttgacaactttgggttaagtttacatacaaatatttttgtaatagtttcacctaaatcatgttcaaagttactttgacttattatctcttGAAtgcgacctagggttttgaaataggacgcaaattggcggatatatgggcatgtttttgagggggtgaccccaaacttttgatcgggagtgtagaaccgttctcgtaaaacactatttttagacaacttatttttgaactgtcatatctcggaaaccaatgaaccgaattcaataaaattttgaacgattattaacaataaggggattcactaaacagtttaaattgattaaactgattaaacgtcgcgatcaccaaggcaatctttgattatttcattcgcaaaatcatgaaacatttcaaataagcagaaaatcatagcTTACGCAGCaacttaatctgtttagtgagtccccctaatatattaatgcttcacaagatattaaaacataggttctttttgaacgttgaaaaaagttatcaaggattgacactttttggatctttctcgaaaaaatgttatttttttacatcaatgtcattaaatttaagttttgatatccaaagattttctacttctgttctcgagATACCTCCAATAAGATAAATCAAAGCCTATTTCAATAAAAGGaaaaaacacatttagtaatttttgtgtacaATTGTAAATTTGGCTTATTTTCTTCTGTATGGGTAAAAATgccaaaccggtataactttatacgtcctgagaaaatattacattttataacgttgtatgaagtatcaatatattgttgataaacgttaaaaatttcattcaattcggttcactggcttAGGAAATATTATAGTTCAaaaaatgagttgcctaaaaaaatagtgttttatcagAACGCGTATAACTTCATGAAAGATTAACcctcaaatttataccaatgatgcacatatggtcggcgttaagtcagaccggaccatctgtttttccaatgatttagagaaaatgtcctgcaagcacttgaaatcTCAAATCTCTGGCATGTTTTTCAGAAATACTATCTTTTTTTATGTAGTGAttcatctgcatcaaaataacgtcgaaaagttcaggtttaacgaattcctcagcttatctttacctgctcgaaaaatcgcgtagtccactctgactgaacgccgaccatataaGGGGTTGACAacctgtcaaaatttgagaatttttgatgcactctatgaaaagttacagcatattgaacttttttgtggaagaaaaaaaaaagtagccTACACACATGTAAATTTCCGTCACTCTGGATGCACATattcaagcaacacatatgacgtaaatttaaacgcacaagtgacgtaattttctgtcacattcAACTGAATATtaagtcatatgaaacgtaatgatgtACGATTCACAAACTGTTTACGTGatattgaactcaattttacaatATTGACGTATTATAAAGTCAGACGACTtgtaaatttacgtcattaaattgtttacgttctgtgtaataaatttacgtcacgagtaattttgattttttcgttgTGTGTATCCCAAACACATCCCATCCCCTGTATTAGAAATTCGCCTATgtgatgtttttatttttttttgcgcctTCATATATTTATAGAAAAACACCTTTGTGAGTTTTCCAGTTTTTCGCACCCCATTTGAAAACATTGTTTTCCttggtattctttcagggattccttccaccaAAATTCGTCTAGGgagtgcttcagaaattcttttagttatttcttcaaattttcttcCAGAGATGTCTTTCGTCAAAATCCTTTAtctaaggatttccctcgaaattgactcacagttttttttaaatatttttctaagaattcattgaaaaattctcttcagggattactttagaattcctttcaaggatttcttcaggaattccacaaaggcAGTATTTGGATGCCGAAGTGATAAATGAGCCActcagcagtttttcttcccttctgttggctcTGTATCAATTAACAAGCGCGActttgttctctcgtcgagttgcatggttcacgaagaaatacaaagaagatactccgatatacAAATGCTGCGGCGAGGATTCCTACAAATGTAACACTGTCTGATGCTCTCTCAACGTTGTTTTGGAACAGCTATGAATATACAgaatatcaaacaattgtccgtacagcaattttttcgacaaattaatttttcattcaaatgttcataactttttttatatgtcaataaaaaacgctgaaatttttaccaatcataaacaatatattaaagctccattggtaaaattttaaacgagatcgaataagttttctgaaagttctaaAACTATTAGTAAAACTTTTGGAACgagtttttaaaacattatatcttaatatgtacttTATGAaccttttttcgttttttgttgtgttacagcttatacctaaggcttttatatgcagctttgtttgaggttttatattcactacaaaaaatatgaaaaatctgtttatgttcagattttttttttatctgtattaacgagatttttagccctaggctagtttatctcgggacccacgctgtacttcccttccgaaggaagaactcacatttttttgtgagttttgtcgggagttttctccacggattgctccagaaaatcctccagggattacttcagaaattcctctaggggttcctttagaaattaatcggattcttttagaaaaatttccatccgttttttttagaaattgtcacaagaatttcttaagaacttccttcagagtttcctttagCAATCCATGCAGAAATATCTCTAAAGAGTCCTTTAGGAAACTTTCCCTAAATTTCCTTAAtgggttcctttagaaaatactaaAGGGTTTCTAAATACTTAGTATTTTGAAATAGTACTTCAGAAGTTcgcataatttttttttaaataaatttagcTTTACCATCTTTTTTACATCTATTCCAGGAAGTGGATCActtcaaattcctccagaaaattttggcCACCCAAAACTACGATGGAGTGTTTTTCCCCAAACCGGACTCCCCATGCTTGTACATCAACGACAATAACGGGCCAGATGGGTGCGccgttttctacaaaaaggaccgtCTCGAGCTGCTAAACCATTTCACCCGGATATTGGAGGTGTGGCGGGTCCAGAGCAATCAGGTAGCAATAGCGGCCCTCTTCCGGACCCGTGACACCAATCAGGAGATTTGTGTGACCACCACTCATTTGAAAGCTAGGAAAGGAGCGCTGCTGTCGAAGTTGCGAAACGAACAGGGTAAAGATTTGCTATACTTTATTGATGGAGTGGCCGACAAGCGCCCGGTGATCCTTTGCGGGGACTTCAACGCGGAGCCAATAGAACCTGTTTACAGCACAGTGTTGAACTATAAGCCACTGGAGCTGGGTAGTGCCTACTCGGATATGCTGTCTCGGGAGTTCCCTCAGCTGGCGCAGGAAAACGATCAGAACGTGGTGAACATAGTTCCACTTATGGAACACCGACCTAGCATAGACTCGAATCACAGCGTCGAAGACGACTGCAGCTTGAGCTGCACGGAAAGGACAAAGGCTGAAGTGTCGGCCGCATACGAACCACCTTACACGACGTGGAAAATACGAGAGGAAGGCGAAGTTTGCCATACCATTGACTACATTTTCTATTCCAAAGATCAAATCACGGTAAGTGAAGTGCTTAATAGGTCGTCGAGATTATAATACATAGTGTCAAGATACTCCCGATAGTGCTGGTGTCTACTCCCGTGAGCCAAGGCTTGTTTAAAACTATTTAGAATCCCTCGTCGTCAATTTGTCATTTTTTCTGCAATCTGTAAGCAACTTACTCAACAATTTCTTATCTCACAGGTGAAGAACTGCCTCATGTTCCCGTCGGGTGACGACATCAGCCAGGACCGTACGCCATGCTATCAGTACCCTTCGGATCACTTTTCGCTAGTCTGTGACTTCGAACTGCAATCGACGAGCAGCAGTAGTAGTGAAACGAGGCAACAAAATTCGGAAAACGGACAGCCACAGCTGTAAGAGACGCTTTCCCAGTAAAGAAAAAGAAAACGCCTAACAGGAACACACAGACATCACACTTACACAACCGTACCGAAAGTATCAAATTAGTTTAAGTTTAGTATCGTAAGTTTATAAGAGATGCAGATGTATTTAAGCCACGCTTAAAAGCCCATACCCAGAATTTTAACGAAACTTACACATTAGCAAATCTTCCATACGATAGACGCGGATGCAGAAAGCCTTAGGTTTTTTATTTAGAGGTTAACTTACAAACAAACGCACCATGGGAGAAGATGCGGGCAGTCGAATCGATCGGATCGGTTTGAGGCTGTTTCAACAGAAAACATATATTTGTAGAGTTTGTGATATACATTGTTGTGATATTAAGGAGAATGCGAGTGCTTCCCCCTGGATGGGTATGCTAGAAACGATTACGCAGGAGGGAGAGATGAATCCCGATAGATTTTTTTCTCTTTTATTTAGGTTTAAGTGAATTGACTTATTTGAGTAGCAGGACGATTTTCTACCATACAAAAGAaggcatattttatttttaagcGATTGCAGCCCtggtttatttttttaaatgatagCCATCAGAATCAAAGGTTTTAGGTTAGCAGGCTAGAGATGAAATCCAAGATTCTATTGAGGTTGAAAAATGTTAAAGCTGGGCTAAGAAATAACTTGACACATGTCAATTTAACTGGTAGATAGATAGAATCGTCAATATGGAAGAAGGTTCATTTATGAAAAATGAGAACTTAGGTAAGacgtgttgaacaaataaatgtgacCCATTAAATTGAATGTCTTgttatttcaaaagaattccaccAAATACCAGTTAGTGAATCCACCAGATGGTACGATTATCATACCATTCAACAAATTTGTCTGCTTTGCAGATGATGTTAATATTAATtccaaaacatttggaacggttgtCATAGctataccgtgccatgccctaataccgtgtgcctcctaataccgtttatttgacaaaaaactcaaatattttattaaatggtttatttttttaactgagtaactagttcaatcattagcatattaaaccttctcaagttaggcgtaacaaatttggcacatatttacaaaaacaagcaattaaaaatatttacagaatgtgagtgcaaagtaccactacacggtattagggcatggttccttttgtgttccaaataccgtgtttcggctaaaacttgcaaactgaaaatattattgatactttttactttatgaatcaattgcacaaacctctaggcaacgtttgacgcacgggttcttttaagtatgaacttagtatgattgatatagtgatgattcaaaagaccaccaatgtatgcgggtcacatacacggtattaggaacaatgctatgttttacaattttgattttaagaatggattaaacatttggaagtccattaatcatatttattctacataatacacacaataaccaataatatagcgtttgaaaagTTAAGAAACatgaattattgatttttacagggctctttgaagtgaagggtattcttaaggtcacggtattagggcatggcacggtacgcCCTTCTGCAACAGGAAACAGCAAAGCAAATAGGTAGGTAGCATCAGTAGAGCCTGGACAATAAAAGTATTTCCTGTGAGAAGAACAGTCAGCGCAAGCATAAACGGCGCACCATCCACTACGTGAAAAAgagtcgacggaacgaattgCTCGACCAGACGTGTAATGATTTCCGAGAAAAAACAAAGCGGGCTACAGTgatcccacaccgatgaatcacccacagtttatgaatcaTCTGGCTTTAAATATCAAAATCAGAAGGTAACTTGCCACAAAAcatctaaaaaatatttttgttggaTAAATACTTGTGTATATCGAACATCACAATAGTTGTTACAGCGCGGAATCCGATTTTGCTTCCGAAATCATCGAATATTGTCGGCATGATTTTTATGCTGTCATTCTTTCCACTTTTTTAGTCGCTTTTGCAAGACGTACGCCTGTTGTCGATTAGAAAAAAACTGACTATTTAGACGTTTCTGTGATGGTTTTTGGGGATAAATCGAGCACCAACCTACTGTAACATGTTGAATCAGCATGTTTATGAAGGAAAAGTGATGTGGAATGGCGGTTTCacataaaaattgagaaaaactcctgattcataaattgtgggaaaAAAACGGGTATaacacaatttatgaatcaggcAAAAATCGGCTGAAATTTTGCTATTTACAAATATACTCCACCATTTTTTCAACTTTCGTAAAAAAAATGCTCAGCGTCTTATAGAACTCGGATGACCTTAGCAAGATTCAATGCCATTTTCTATGTTGTTATCGCTGCTGGAAACTTGATGGAGGGTCTATCAGGAACGATCATTGATCCAAAGCAAaggattttgtacattttttgacTACGTTGATTGAAACATGTGTGATGAGACAGTACAAAACAGAATTTGAGAACATGTTGCTGGCAAGGATGCTTTCACTAACCTGGCAATCTTTTAATTCATGTATGTATAAATCAGTTGTTCCTACAATGTAATGTTCGGAAAATTGTAGGGAAGTGTTTTTGCTCctataattatcaccaaggacaccaTGTTCTTACTCCCATATTCATGGCGTGAGAACGCTAGTaactaaatgatcgaaaaattaaATTGTGTAGTaacagtaggtggtactaacactttcacGCCGcaagagttagaatatggtgtCCTTGacgataattgtaggaaaaactctaccttacaagtttgccgaacatcacattatTGTGGTAACAAGCTACTAAACTAAGCGAAAGACAAATTAATTATTTAGATTGCCAGGTAAGTGAAAGCATCCTTGGTTGGTGGTCTCAACTTGGATCTAAGGGAGATTTTAGATGAAATCAACCTCTTATTCATTTGAACCTTAAGTGACACTAAATAGAGGAGATTTGATAACACCACAAGAGAATAGCAAGCAAGGATGAAAAACGTTTCTGGACCCCGATCTTCAATAATTGACTATAAATAGCCTTTAAACCTCTCCGATACCAGTTTTGCGATACCTTTTAGCGCAAATAAAGTATTCAGGACCTTGCCAATTGAATTTGTGAATACTTTGTGAATGTTGGAGTTttgttcatcataaaagtagGCACACCTGCCTGAAATCGATTCAGTTTTTTGGCAGATGTctattaggcagcatccatttattacgtaacgctaaaatcaagattttttaaccccccctctcccctccgtaacgcttttttgtatgaaaatcctaaaatttttgtatggaccgtaacgctcggccatactccccccctccccctagagcgttacgtaatttgtggacggcgccttatgtGTTCTGAGATGATGATTCTGCAGCCATTGAGGCGTATAATGACATGAGCTTTACGAGATTTGCCAAAAAttcggtgattcataaatagtgtctcAACTGATTCATATGTGTGGGCCAGTATTCtgctgattcataaactgtggtTTCCGGCATTGTTGTAGAAAgtcaaaattttaacatttttcattACATTCAACGAGCAAAGTGTTCTTGAATTAGAAGTATAGACATAATCCTACTGTTTGATTGTTAATACATTGAAATATATGGTTTATTTTCTTCTGTATTATTATTTTAATGATGCAAAAACCCTTAGATGATTCATACGTGTGGGGTCAGTGTACCATGCTGCAGCCTGGAGCTCGGCAGAACATTGAGTGACACAAAAAGAAGCTTATTTATTAGAgctgcacgctatgtctgaaccagcagattataaaaattgattgtacatcgggtttctttccataaaacatcagtattcaagctatattttcatttgcagaaggtt contains the following coding sequences:
- the LOC109398703 gene encoding nocturnin isoform X3; the encoded protein is MIKANRMSSEAPCEEQVPPATKKKSHLQRVMLQRMGSFTSAPQIKNVDCQDDKLEISDGMSIPDLIEYCRFMRGEDRPQLVKRQFLRPDERTDGAIQRDLADGFRMVKLDAISKNAYHIAACSEPTKAAASSSQLRIFQWNMLSQTLGMHNDGFVRCPVEALTWECRRYQVIQEIVQNDPDIICLQEVDHFKFLQKILATQNYDGVFFPKPDSPCLYINDNNGPDGCAVFYKKDRLELLNHFTRILEVWRVQSNQVAIAALFRTRDTNQEICVTTTHLKARKGALLSKLRNEQGKDLLYFIDGVADKRPVILCGDFNAEPIEPVYSTVLNYKPLELGSAYSDMLSREFPQLAQENDQNVVNIVPLMEHRPSIDSNHSVEDDCSLSCTERTKAEVSAAYEPPYTTWKIREEGEVCHTIDYIFYSKDQITVKNCLMFPSGDDISQDRTPCYQYPSDHFSLVCDFELQSTSSSSSETRQQNSENGQPQL